One segment of Tenrec ecaudatus isolate mTenEca1 chromosome 1, mTenEca1.hap1, whole genome shotgun sequence DNA contains the following:
- the SH2D5 gene encoding SH2 domain-containing protein 5 isoform X4: protein MQKAGAGGRRASDCGPAPHRPRCITKFAQQYVGSFPVDDLDPQESAWLVQQQLWALKDCPRRRAVILKFSLQGLKIYSGEGEVLLMAHALRRIFHSTWCPADCQFAFTARNPRSPATKLFCHLFVGSQPGERELLDLEGRGGTRHARLGNPYCSPTLVRKKAIRSKVIRSGAYRGCTYETQLQLSAREAFPAAWEAWPRGPSGPACLVESEGSLTENIWAFAGISRPCGLTLLRRDVLGAFLLWPEPGTTGQWRLSVRTQCGVVPHQVFRNPLGRYCVEHLPTEFPSLEALVEHHSGTERSLFCSLNMGHLNPGYEEQDCGPEGRPPRTLRPLSHAKSEAELQGLG, encoded by the exons ATGCAGAAGGCTGGGGCGGGGGGCCGGAGGGCCTCCGACTGTGGCCCCGCTCCGCACAGGCCCAGGTGCATCACCAAGTTCGCCCAG CAGTATGTGGGCTCCTTCCCCGTGGACGACCTGGACCCCCAGGAGAGCGCGTGGCTGGTCCAGCAGCAGCTGTGGGCTCTGAAG GACTGTCCTCGACGCCGGGCGGTCATCCTGAAATTCAGCCTTCAGGGCCTCAAGATCTACAGCGGGGAGGGTGAG gtgctCCTGATGGCACACGCCTTGAGACGCATATTCCACTCCACCTGGTGTCCGGCCGACTGCCAGTTTGCCTTCACTGCCCGAAACCCACGGAGCCCAGCCACCAAGCTCTTCTGCCACCTCTTTGTGGGCAGCCAGCCTGGCGAG AGGGAGCTGCTGGATCTGGAAGGCCGAGGGGGCACCCGCCATGCTCGCCTGGGGAACCCCTACTGCTCCCCCACCTTGGTGCGCAAGAAGGCCATCCGCAGTAAAGTGATCCGCTCGGGGGCCTATCGCGGCTGCACCTACGAGACGCAGCTGCAGCTGTCAGCACGGGAGGCCT TCCCTGCTGCATGGGAGGCGTGGCCCCGAGGACCCAGTGGCCCTGCGTGCCTGGTGGAGAGCGAGGGCAGCTTGACCGAAAACATCTGGGCCTTTGCTGGCATCTCCAG GCCCTGCGGCCTCACCCTGCTGCGGAGGGACGTGCTGGGGGCCTTCCTGCTGTGGCCTGAGCCAGGCACCACGGGCCAGTGGCGGCTGTCGGTGCGGACACAGTGTGGCGTGGTGCCACACCAGGTCTTCAGGAACCCTCTGGGCCGCTACTGTGTGGAG CACCTGCCTACCGAATTCCCCAGCCTGGAGGCCCTGGTGGAACACCACTCAGGCACGGAGCGCAGCCTCTTCTGCTCCCTGAACATGGGTCACCTGAACCCTGGCTACGAGGAGCAGGACTGTGGGCCAGAGGGCAGGCCACCCCGGACGCTCCGGCCCCTGAGCCATGCCAAGTCAGAGGCAGAGTTGCAGGGCCTGGGCTAG
- the SH2D5 gene encoding SH2 domain-containing protein 5 isoform X3 — protein MQKAGAGGRRASDCGPAPHRPRCITKFAQQYVGSFPVDDLDPQESAWLVQQQLWALKDCPRRRAVILKFSLQGLKIYSGEGEVLLMAHALRRIFHSTWCPADCQFAFTARNPRSPATKLFCHLFVGSQPGELAYLLQHPEERAQPEACLGTVEDVPRKPVPCPGGAPGLAREPFGRDQLSQNVHALVSFRRLPAEGPGGSGRELLDLEGRGGTRHARLGNPYCSPTLVRKKAIRSKVIRSGAYRGCTYETQLQLSAREAFPAAWEAWPRGPSGPACLVESEGSLTENIWAFAGISRPCGLTLLRRDVLGAFLLWPEPGTTGQWRLSVRTQCGVVPHQVFRNPLGRYCVEHLPTEFPSLEALVEHHSGTERSLFCSLNMGHLNPGYEEQDCGPEGRPPRTLRPLSHAKSEAELQGLG, from the exons ATGCAGAAGGCTGGGGCGGGGGGCCGGAGGGCCTCCGACTGTGGCCCCGCTCCGCACAGGCCCAGGTGCATCACCAAGTTCGCCCAG CAGTATGTGGGCTCCTTCCCCGTGGACGACCTGGACCCCCAGGAGAGCGCGTGGCTGGTCCAGCAGCAGCTGTGGGCTCTGAAG GACTGTCCTCGACGCCGGGCGGTCATCCTGAAATTCAGCCTTCAGGGCCTCAAGATCTACAGCGGGGAGGGTGAG gtgctCCTGATGGCACACGCCTTGAGACGCATATTCCACTCCACCTGGTGTCCGGCCGACTGCCAGTTTGCCTTCACTGCCCGAAACCCACGGAGCCCAGCCACCAAGCTCTTCTGCCACCTCTTTGTGGGCAGCCAGCCTGGCGAG CTGGCCTACCTCTTGCAGCACCCTGAGGAGCGGGCACAACCAGAGGCTTGCCTAGGGACTGTGGAGGACGTGCCCCGGAAGCCTGTGCCCTGCCctgggggtgcccctggcctggcacGAGAGCCCTTTGGCCGTGATCAGCTCTCCCAGAACGTCCATGCCCTGGTCTCCTTCCGGCGGCTGCCCGCAGAGGGGCCAGGAGGCAGTGGG AGGGAGCTGCTGGATCTGGAAGGCCGAGGGGGCACCCGCCATGCTCGCCTGGGGAACCCCTACTGCTCCCCCACCTTGGTGCGCAAGAAGGCCATCCGCAGTAAAGTGATCCGCTCGGGGGCCTATCGCGGCTGCACCTACGAGACGCAGCTGCAGCTGTCAGCACGGGAGGCCT TCCCTGCTGCATGGGAGGCGTGGCCCCGAGGACCCAGTGGCCCTGCGTGCCTGGTGGAGAGCGAGGGCAGCTTGACCGAAAACATCTGGGCCTTTGCTGGCATCTCCAG GCCCTGCGGCCTCACCCTGCTGCGGAGGGACGTGCTGGGGGCCTTCCTGCTGTGGCCTGAGCCAGGCACCACGGGCCAGTGGCGGCTGTCGGTGCGGACACAGTGTGGCGTGGTGCCACACCAGGTCTTCAGGAACCCTCTGGGCCGCTACTGTGTGGAG CACCTGCCTACCGAATTCCCCAGCCTGGAGGCCCTGGTGGAACACCACTCAGGCACGGAGCGCAGCCTCTTCTGCTCCCTGAACATGGGTCACCTGAACCCTGGCTACGAGGAGCAGGACTGTGGGCCAGAGGGCAGGCCACCCCGGACGCTCCGGCCCCTGAGCCATGCCAAGTCAGAGGCAGAGTTGCAGGGCCTGGGCTAG
- the SH2D5 gene encoding SH2 domain-containing protein 5 isoform X1, with translation MQKAGAGGRRASDCGPAPHRPRCITKFAQQYVGSFPVDDLDPQESAWLVQQQLWALKDCPRRRAVILKFSLQGLKIYSGEGEVLLMAHALRRIFHSTWCPADCQFAFTARNPRSPATKLFCHLFVGSQPGEVQILHLLLCRSFQLAYLLQHPEERAQPEACLGTVEDVPRKPVPCPGGAPGLAREPFGRDQLSQNVHALVSFRRLPAEGPGGSGRELLDLEGRGGTRHARLGNPYCSPTLVRKKAIRSKVIRSGAYRGCTYETQLQLSAREAFPAAWEAWPRGPSGPACLVESEGSLTENIWAFAGISRPCGLTLLRRDVLGAFLLWPEPGTTGQWRLSVRTQCGVVPHQVFRNPLGRYCVEHLPTEFPSLEALVEHHSGTERSLFCSLNMGHLNPGYEEQDCGPEGRPPRTLRPLSHAKSEAELQGLG, from the exons ATGCAGAAGGCTGGGGCGGGGGGCCGGAGGGCCTCCGACTGTGGCCCCGCTCCGCACAGGCCCAGGTGCATCACCAAGTTCGCCCAG CAGTATGTGGGCTCCTTCCCCGTGGACGACCTGGACCCCCAGGAGAGCGCGTGGCTGGTCCAGCAGCAGCTGTGGGCTCTGAAG GACTGTCCTCGACGCCGGGCGGTCATCCTGAAATTCAGCCTTCAGGGCCTCAAGATCTACAGCGGGGAGGGTGAG gtgctCCTGATGGCACACGCCTTGAGACGCATATTCCACTCCACCTGGTGTCCGGCCGACTGCCAGTTTGCCTTCACTGCCCGAAACCCACGGAGCCCAGCCACCAAGCTCTTCTGCCACCTCTTTGTGGGCAGCCAGCCTGGCGAG gtCCAGATTTTGCACCTGCTCCTCTGCCGTTCCTTCCAGCTGGCCTACCTCTTGCAGCACCCTGAGGAGCGGGCACAACCAGAGGCTTGCCTAGGGACTGTGGAGGACGTGCCCCGGAAGCCTGTGCCCTGCCctgggggtgcccctggcctggcacGAGAGCCCTTTGGCCGTGATCAGCTCTCCCAGAACGTCCATGCCCTGGTCTCCTTCCGGCGGCTGCCCGCAGAGGGGCCAGGAGGCAGTGGG AGGGAGCTGCTGGATCTGGAAGGCCGAGGGGGCACCCGCCATGCTCGCCTGGGGAACCCCTACTGCTCCCCCACCTTGGTGCGCAAGAAGGCCATCCGCAGTAAAGTGATCCGCTCGGGGGCCTATCGCGGCTGCACCTACGAGACGCAGCTGCAGCTGTCAGCACGGGAGGCCT TCCCTGCTGCATGGGAGGCGTGGCCCCGAGGACCCAGTGGCCCTGCGTGCCTGGTGGAGAGCGAGGGCAGCTTGACCGAAAACATCTGGGCCTTTGCTGGCATCTCCAG GCCCTGCGGCCTCACCCTGCTGCGGAGGGACGTGCTGGGGGCCTTCCTGCTGTGGCCTGAGCCAGGCACCACGGGCCAGTGGCGGCTGTCGGTGCGGACACAGTGTGGCGTGGTGCCACACCAGGTCTTCAGGAACCCTCTGGGCCGCTACTGTGTGGAG CACCTGCCTACCGAATTCCCCAGCCTGGAGGCCCTGGTGGAACACCACTCAGGCACGGAGCGCAGCCTCTTCTGCTCCCTGAACATGGGTCACCTGAACCCTGGCTACGAGGAGCAGGACTGTGGGCCAGAGGGCAGGCCACCCCGGACGCTCCGGCCCCTGAGCCATGCCAAGTCAGAGGCAGAGTTGCAGGGCCTGGGCTAG
- the SH2D5 gene encoding SH2 domain-containing protein 5 isoform X2, whose protein sequence is MQKAGAGGRRASDCGPAPHRPRCITKFAQYVGSFPVDDLDPQESAWLVQQQLWALKDCPRRRAVILKFSLQGLKIYSGEGEVLLMAHALRRIFHSTWCPADCQFAFTARNPRSPATKLFCHLFVGSQPGEVQILHLLLCRSFQLAYLLQHPEERAQPEACLGTVEDVPRKPVPCPGGAPGLAREPFGRDQLSQNVHALVSFRRLPAEGPGGSGRELLDLEGRGGTRHARLGNPYCSPTLVRKKAIRSKVIRSGAYRGCTYETQLQLSAREAFPAAWEAWPRGPSGPACLVESEGSLTENIWAFAGISRPCGLTLLRRDVLGAFLLWPEPGTTGQWRLSVRTQCGVVPHQVFRNPLGRYCVEHLPTEFPSLEALVEHHSGTERSLFCSLNMGHLNPGYEEQDCGPEGRPPRTLRPLSHAKSEAELQGLG, encoded by the exons ATGCAGAAGGCTGGGGCGGGGGGCCGGAGGGCCTCCGACTGTGGCCCCGCTCCGCACAGGCCCAGGTGCATCACCAAGTTCGCCCAG TATGTGGGCTCCTTCCCCGTGGACGACCTGGACCCCCAGGAGAGCGCGTGGCTGGTCCAGCAGCAGCTGTGGGCTCTGAAG GACTGTCCTCGACGCCGGGCGGTCATCCTGAAATTCAGCCTTCAGGGCCTCAAGATCTACAGCGGGGAGGGTGAG gtgctCCTGATGGCACACGCCTTGAGACGCATATTCCACTCCACCTGGTGTCCGGCCGACTGCCAGTTTGCCTTCACTGCCCGAAACCCACGGAGCCCAGCCACCAAGCTCTTCTGCCACCTCTTTGTGGGCAGCCAGCCTGGCGAG gtCCAGATTTTGCACCTGCTCCTCTGCCGTTCCTTCCAGCTGGCCTACCTCTTGCAGCACCCTGAGGAGCGGGCACAACCAGAGGCTTGCCTAGGGACTGTGGAGGACGTGCCCCGGAAGCCTGTGCCCTGCCctgggggtgcccctggcctggcacGAGAGCCCTTTGGCCGTGATCAGCTCTCCCAGAACGTCCATGCCCTGGTCTCCTTCCGGCGGCTGCCCGCAGAGGGGCCAGGAGGCAGTGGG AGGGAGCTGCTGGATCTGGAAGGCCGAGGGGGCACCCGCCATGCTCGCCTGGGGAACCCCTACTGCTCCCCCACCTTGGTGCGCAAGAAGGCCATCCGCAGTAAAGTGATCCGCTCGGGGGCCTATCGCGGCTGCACCTACGAGACGCAGCTGCAGCTGTCAGCACGGGAGGCCT TCCCTGCTGCATGGGAGGCGTGGCCCCGAGGACCCAGTGGCCCTGCGTGCCTGGTGGAGAGCGAGGGCAGCTTGACCGAAAACATCTGGGCCTTTGCTGGCATCTCCAG GCCCTGCGGCCTCACCCTGCTGCGGAGGGACGTGCTGGGGGCCTTCCTGCTGTGGCCTGAGCCAGGCACCACGGGCCAGTGGCGGCTGTCGGTGCGGACACAGTGTGGCGTGGTGCCACACCAGGTCTTCAGGAACCCTCTGGGCCGCTACTGTGTGGAG CACCTGCCTACCGAATTCCCCAGCCTGGAGGCCCTGGTGGAACACCACTCAGGCACGGAGCGCAGCCTCTTCTGCTCCCTGAACATGGGTCACCTGAACCCTGGCTACGAGGAGCAGGACTGTGGGCCAGAGGGCAGGCCACCCCGGACGCTCCGGCCCCTGAGCCATGCCAAGTCAGAGGCAGAGTTGCAGGGCCTGGGCTAG